The following proteins come from a genomic window of Panicum hallii strain FIL2 chromosome 8, PHallii_v3.1, whole genome shotgun sequence:
- the LOC112902826 gene encoding caffeoylshikimate esterase-like, with translation MMSSGNGGGRDDGGGEDDDVLDHEYQEEYVRNSRGMSLFACRWLPGKRWRNKDPHRPPKALVFLCHGYAVECGVTMRGTGERLARAGYAVYGLDYEGHGRSDGLQGYVPDFQALVQDCDDYFASVVRSHADVRHKSRRFLVGESMGGAVALLLHRARPDFWTGAVLVAPMCKIADDMRPHPVVVNILRAMTSIIPTWKVVPTADVIDAAYRMQEKRDEIRGNPYCYKDKPRLKTAFELLKVSLDVEENLLHKVSLPFLIVHGGADKVTDPSVSELLYQSAASQDKTLKLYPGMWHALTSGESPNNIRTVFQDIIAWLDHRSSMEEPPEVEQKARHDDQRHHQRHHAGNSK, from the exons ATGATGAGCagcggcaacggcggcggccgagatgatggcggcggcgaggacgacgacgtcCTGGACCACGAGTACCAAGAG GAGTATGTGAGGAACTCGCGGGGGATGAGCCTGTTCGCATGCAGATGGCTGCCTGGGAAGAGGTGGAGGAACAaggatccccatcgtcctcccAAGGCGCTCGTCTTCCTCTGCCATG GTTATGCGGTGGAGTGCGGCGTTACGATGCGCGGCACCGGCGAGCGCCTTGCCCGTGCCGGCTACGCCGTCTACGGCCTCGACTACGAGGGCCACGGCCGCTCCGACGGCCTGCAGGGCTACGTGCCAGACTTCCAGGCCCTCGTCCAGGACTGCGACGACTACTTCGCCTCCGTCGTCCGCTCCCACGCCGACGTCAGACACAAGAGCAGGCGGTTCCTCGTGGGCGAGTCCATGGGCGGCGCCGTggctctcctcctccaccgcgcTCGCCCCGACTTCTGGACCGGCGCCGTTTTGGTAGCGCCCATGTGCAAGATCGCCGACGACATGCGGCCTCACCCGGTGGTGGTGAACATCCTCAGGGCCATGACCTCCATCATTCCCACATGGAAGGTCGTGCCCACCGCCGACGTCATCGACGCCGCCTACAGGATGCAGGAGAAGAGGGACGAGATCCGGGGCAACCCCTACTGCTACAAGGACAAGCCGCGGCTCAAGACGGCATTCGAGCTGCTCAAGGTCAGCTTGGACGTCGAGGAAAACCTCCTACACAAG GTGTCCCTGCCGTTCCTGATCGTACACGGCGGTGCGGACAAGGTGACGGACCCTTCCGTGAGCGAGCTGCTATACCAGTCGGCGGCGAGCCAGGACAAGACGCTCAAGCTCTACCCAGGCATGTGGCACGCCCTCACCTCCGGTGAGTCGCCCAACAACATCCGGACGGTTTTCCAAGATATCATCGCGTGGCTGGACCACAGATCGTCGATGGAGGAGCCGCCAGAGGTGGAGCAGAAGGCCAGGCATGACGACCAACGGCATCACCAGCGGCACCATGCAGGCAACAGCAAATAG